The following coding sequences lie in one Oceanicola sp. 502str15 genomic window:
- a CDS encoding N-6 DNA methylase produces the protein MTYPAWRDMLALSERVAPEYFEPGQPVTGTPYADEIRKAMQKLSISGVFCNQGVPQIMVFEQEQYDRDEVMKVHAALWNQGLASILIVPAEDEVRVFSLARDPGTGDRTQFEDRCLIEAVNATADALALRNYVYGAESGRLWLEKETYFDPKSRIDRVLLNNLEVAHDLLSEEGLSADEAQAILIQTMFVAYLEDREITTATFFQEATNGTYKGLNAILYSGDVAALEALFAALQRDFNGDLFVAPCSFDDSQHPHCLTADALLILRRFREGKEEMAGANGQMRFWGYDFAFIPVELISAVYDRFLGYDPQSRSDTGAYYTPMFLVDTTISTVWDTLSSKTKTHGVFLDPACGSGIFLVRSFQRLCEHRRNEGQNAKPSWDKLVETLQRVRGFDLNGSAVRVAVFSLYIALLEEVSPPNIRTLAKKGRLLPSLWDHTLVCKDFFDADPGEHAADVIVGNPPWTSRRNILGSGLNWCKARKLPTPSGEVAWAFVWKAQQHVSADGCVGFLLPAMGFLHNHAAKGVAARIQLFETVGMRVVINLSDLRRQLFDGAIYPTALMVYGNKAAKDSYHFDYWTPKADLNLKIKRFVTLSSIDKSSLSLADVKRNPLVFKQRLWMRGAEAKLFGHLDRLPKLSAFVSEFGSVQRKKGNPSVGWVVGQGYQPYHGRSEVSGPQSFKESSSVGRIPDLPVNAVSALVLTTDHLEPWNSSRVRRSGFERAFSGPRILFRRGVDAATGRLRAAYSDVPLSFQHILQAIVAPEEETTRAKFIAGYLNSRLAAWFAFHGTSSFGASRPEVQQAELLRLPMPRPDDLPDPEAAISIQLAVENLVDREQERTGDFLRPQNDIEFALREIDAHIYSYFGLSEEEITVVEDTVNYVLPAVQPSSGSFPELWKQSDPIERKAYAQQLISSLSFWFPEKMCVSAEIIGSNQDFGILMLQLTDAKNATPFREDRDETFTDCLQSLSQKLGTSVARNFQTVPDIRIFSGRSLYLIKPLQKRFWLKSSALTDADVIASDLQTLLQTSSVQSAVS, from the coding sequence ATGACCTATCCAGCTTGGCGGGATATGCTTGCGCTCTCTGAGCGTGTTGCTCCGGAGTACTTCGAGCCGGGGCAGCCGGTTACTGGCACGCCGTACGCTGATGAAATTCGAAAAGCTATGCAAAAACTCTCCATATCGGGAGTGTTCTGCAACCAAGGTGTTCCACAGATCATGGTGTTCGAGCAAGAGCAGTATGATCGAGATGAAGTCATGAAGGTTCACGCAGCACTGTGGAACCAAGGACTGGCAAGCATTTTGATCGTTCCCGCAGAGGATGAGGTGAGGGTGTTTTCCCTTGCCCGAGACCCTGGCACTGGGGATCGAACACAGTTTGAGGACCGCTGTCTAATCGAAGCTGTCAACGCTACAGCCGACGCGCTAGCGCTTCGCAATTATGTTTATGGCGCGGAGAGCGGTCGTCTTTGGCTGGAAAAGGAGACTTACTTTGATCCGAAGTCTCGGATTGATCGCGTTCTCTTAAACAATCTTGAAGTAGCTCACGACCTGCTGTCCGAGGAAGGCCTGTCGGCAGATGAGGCGCAGGCCATACTTATCCAAACGATGTTCGTAGCGTATCTCGAAGATCGTGAGATTACGACCGCGACGTTTTTCCAAGAGGCAACTAACGGTACGTACAAGGGGCTGAATGCGATTCTCTACTCTGGCGATGTTGCGGCGCTTGAAGCACTGTTTGCAGCGCTTCAACGCGACTTTAATGGCGATTTGTTTGTTGCGCCGTGTTCATTCGACGACTCCCAACACCCACACTGCCTCACCGCAGATGCGTTGCTAATTCTCAGGCGCTTCCGAGAAGGCAAAGAGGAGATGGCTGGAGCCAATGGTCAGATGCGGTTCTGGGGCTACGACTTTGCCTTCATTCCAGTCGAGCTAATAAGCGCCGTTTATGACCGCTTTCTTGGATACGACCCCCAATCTCGTTCCGATACAGGCGCATACTATACGCCAATGTTCTTGGTCGATACGACCATATCAACCGTATGGGATACCTTAAGCTCGAAGACGAAGACTCATGGAGTTTTTTTGGATCCTGCTTGCGGCTCCGGAATCTTCCTAGTGCGGAGCTTCCAGCGCCTATGTGAGCATCGGCGAAATGAAGGCCAGAATGCGAAGCCTTCTTGGGACAAACTAGTAGAGACGCTTCAGCGAGTTCGTGGCTTCGATCTTAACGGAAGTGCAGTGCGCGTAGCCGTGTTTTCCCTATACATCGCGCTACTCGAAGAAGTTTCGCCACCCAACATTCGGACTCTCGCAAAGAAGGGTCGTTTGCTGCCATCTCTTTGGGACCACACGCTAGTTTGCAAGGACTTTTTCGACGCGGACCCAGGCGAACATGCGGCCGATGTGATAGTTGGAAACCCCCCGTGGACAAGTCGGCGCAATATACTCGGATCTGGCCTTAACTGGTGCAAGGCGCGAAAACTTCCAACACCAAGCGGTGAAGTTGCTTGGGCATTTGTCTGGAAGGCGCAACAACATGTTTCAGCTGATGGCTGCGTTGGGTTCCTTTTGCCGGCCATGGGTTTTCTGCACAACCATGCAGCAAAGGGTGTCGCGGCACGCATCCAGCTATTTGAAACGGTCGGGATGCGGGTAGTCATCAATCTATCGGATTTACGCCGGCAGCTTTTCGACGGTGCGATCTATCCGACTGCATTGATGGTGTACGGAAACAAAGCGGCAAAGGACAGTTATCACTTTGACTACTGGACGCCTAAAGCTGACCTTAACCTCAAGATCAAAAGATTTGTGACTCTAAGTTCGATCGACAAATCATCTCTCAGCCTCGCGGATGTCAAACGGAACCCACTTGTGTTCAAACAACGGCTCTGGATGCGGGGTGCTGAAGCAAAGTTGTTTGGTCATCTGGACCGTCTTCCCAAACTTTCAGCATTTGTCAGTGAATTTGGTAGCGTTCAAAGAAAGAAAGGCAACCCATCTGTGGGCTGGGTAGTGGGTCAGGGCTACCAACCCTACCATGGACGCAGCGAGGTGTCGGGTCCGCAAAGTTTCAAAGAAAGCTCATCTGTCGGACGAATTCCTGACCTGCCCGTGAACGCGGTATCCGCACTCGTTCTCACAACAGATCATCTTGAGCCATGGAATTCGAGTCGAGTCCGGCGGAGCGGATTTGAGCGAGCGTTCTCAGGCCCTCGAATCTTGTTTAGAAGAGGAGTTGATGCTGCGACTGGTCGGCTTAGGGCAGCTTATTCAGATGTCCCATTGTCCTTCCAGCACATACTTCAGGCAATCGTTGCTCCAGAAGAAGAAACAACTCGTGCAAAGTTCATAGCAGGCTACCTTAACAGTCGGCTCGCTGCTTGGTTTGCCTTTCACGGAACGTCATCATTCGGCGCGTCGCGACCCGAAGTTCAACAAGCAGAGTTGCTTCGCCTTCCAATGCCGCGCCCCGACGATCTTCCTGACCCGGAAGCGGCAATTTCAATACAGCTGGCTGTCGAGAACTTAGTTGATCGAGAACAAGAGCGTACAGGCGATTTTTTGCGCCCTCAGAATGACATTGAGTTTGCCCTTCGTGAAATCGATGCGCATATATACTCATACTTTGGTCTTTCTGAGGAAGAGATCACTGTTGTCGAAGATACTGTGAATTATGTCTTGCCAGCTGTCCAACCAAGTTCCGGCAGTTTCCCAGAACTCTGGAAACAAAGCGACCCAATTGAACGGAAGGCCTATGCTCAGCAACTTATTTCTAGTCTGTCTTTCTGGTTCCCAGAGAAAATGTGTGTTTCGGCCGAAATAATTGGCTCGAATCAAGACTTCGGTATCTTGATGCTTCAACTGACCGACGCTAAGAATGCGACACCTTTCCGTGAGGACCGAGACGAAACCTTTACAGACTGCCTGCAGTCTCTATCGCAGAAGCTAGGTACTTCGGTAGCCCGCAACTTTCAAACTGTACCGGACATTAGGATTTTCTCGGGTAGATCGCTTTATCTAATAAAGCCCTTGCAAAAAAGGTTTTGGCTTAAGTCGTCTGCTTTGACAGATGCCGACGTAATTGCAAGCGACTTGCAGACGCTCCTCCAGACTTCTTCGGTACAGAGCGCAGTTTCTTGA
- a CDS encoding H-NS family nucleoid-associated regulatory protein, translating to MTKTDLSKMKRKDLEALRTRIEVALEALDAQRRKDAIAAAEAKAKEFGFSLAELTGDRRPRRTRARSKPKYRHPENSAVTWSGRGRQPRWIKEALEAGKSLDDFLIS from the coding sequence ATGACCAAGACTGATCTTTCAAAGATGAAGCGAAAGGACCTTGAAGCTCTACGAACCCGCATTGAAGTTGCGCTAGAAGCATTGGACGCTCAGCGTAGAAAAGACGCCATCGCCGCCGCGGAAGCCAAGGCAAAGGAGTTTGGCTTCAGCCTCGCCGAACTCACTGGCGATAGAAGGCCACGGCGCACCAGGGCGCGGAGCAAGCCCAAGTATCGCCATCCCGAGAACTCTGCAGTGACCTGGTCCGGCCGTGGTCGGCAACCTCGATGGATCAAGGAAGCGCTGGAGGCCGGGAAGTCGTTGGATGACTTCTTGATCTCCTAG
- a CDS encoding DNA methyltransferase produces MEAVFEGVATGDLVPSLRNARTHSPSQIEQIAASIERFGFTNPVLIDEKGVIIAGHGRLAAALQLGLDQVPTIRIGYLNEPEKRALMLADNKIALNAGWDEAQLAAELSDLASFDLDFDLTITGFEVAEIDMIIDPGTADVAATPEEAPLPDPLAAAVAVAGDLWALGDHRILCGDARNPDAYARLMEGRVADACFTDPPYNVPIKGHVSGKGKVQHVEFAEACGEMSSAEFERFLAEALGLVARHSKSGAVCFACMDWRHLREIQDAGKAAFGQMLNLCVWAKTNGGMGSLYRSQHELVFVFRKGRASHRNNVQLGRYGRNRTNLWTYPGVNTFRKDRMAELTAHPTAKPVAMVQDAIRDVTARKEVVLDPFLGAGATVIAAERSGRVAYGMEIDPGYVDVILRRWRAETGQEPIRLRDHRSLTSLEADLMLEVVQ; encoded by the coding sequence ATGGAAGCCGTATTTGAAGGTGTGGCCACTGGGGATCTCGTACCCTCCCTTCGAAACGCCAGAACACATAGCCCGAGCCAGATCGAACAGATCGCGGCGAGTATCGAGAGGTTTGGGTTCACAAACCCCGTCTTGATCGATGAGAAGGGCGTGATCATCGCGGGACACGGGCGGCTAGCTGCCGCCCTCCAGCTGGGGCTGGATCAGGTTCCTACGATCCGCATTGGCTATCTTAATGAACCTGAGAAACGGGCCTTGATGCTTGCGGACAACAAGATCGCCCTCAATGCCGGGTGGGATGAGGCGCAGCTGGCGGCAGAGTTGTCGGACCTGGCTTCTTTCGACCTCGATTTCGACCTCACGATCACCGGCTTCGAAGTAGCCGAGATCGATATGATCATCGATCCAGGCACCGCAGATGTAGCCGCCACGCCGGAAGAGGCGCCACTGCCGGACCCTTTGGCCGCCGCGGTCGCTGTAGCTGGCGATCTTTGGGCGCTCGGAGATCACCGGATCCTCTGCGGTGATGCCAGGAACCCGGATGCCTATGCACGTCTTATGGAGGGCAGGGTGGCGGATGCCTGCTTCACGGACCCGCCTTACAACGTGCCGATCAAGGGCCACGTCAGTGGAAAGGGAAAGGTACAGCACGTGGAGTTCGCCGAAGCGTGCGGTGAGATGTCTTCCGCTGAGTTTGAGAGGTTTCTGGCGGAGGCGCTCGGTCTCGTGGCGCGCCATAGCAAGTCAGGGGCCGTGTGCTTCGCCTGCATGGACTGGCGCCATTTGCGGGAAATCCAGGACGCGGGTAAGGCGGCCTTCGGTCAAATGCTCAACTTGTGTGTCTGGGCAAAAACCAATGGCGGGATGGGATCGCTGTACCGATCTCAGCATGAGCTGGTCTTTGTGTTCCGAAAGGGCAGGGCGAGTCATAGGAACAACGTTCAGCTGGGTCGCTACGGTCGGAACCGCACGAACCTCTGGACCTATCCGGGGGTCAACACATTCCGAAAAGACCGGATGGCCGAATTGACAGCCCATCCGACCGCCAAGCCAGTGGCCATGGTGCAGGATGCAATCCGGGACGTCACGGCACGTAAGGAGGTTGTTCTCGACCCCTTCCTGGGAGCGGGCGCGACAGTCATCGCTGCGGAACGAAGTGGGCGCGTCGCCTACGGCATGGAGATCGACCCAGGGTATGTCGATGTCATCCTGCGTCGCTGGCGTGCGGAGACTGGTCAGGAACCGATACGGCTGCGAGATCACCGCAGCCTGACCTCACTCGAGGCGGATCTCATGTTGGAGGTGGTGCAATGA
- a CDS encoding DUF5681 domain-containing protein has product MTDQNNDEPVGYGKPPKHSRFRKGQSGNPKGRPTRTKNFRKDLQDVLSEGVPITQNGQPRNISTQKAALMRLKEKALKGDARALDRLLALAQQHSDDMEARGAEQALAAYESEILDRWFNRYTLDRAAAEDKGEDGDV; this is encoded by the coding sequence ATGACTGATCAGAATAATGATGAACCTGTCGGCTACGGAAAGCCTCCCAAGCATTCACGGTTCCGCAAGGGGCAATCCGGGAACCCGAAAGGGCGTCCGACACGTACGAAGAACTTCAGGAAGGACCTTCAGGACGTGCTCTCGGAGGGTGTTCCTATCACTCAAAACGGCCAACCGAGAAATATCAGCACACAGAAGGCAGCGCTCATGCGCTTGAAGGAGAAGGCTTTGAAGGGAGACGCCCGCGCGTTGGATCGACTGCTCGCACTCGCACAGCAACATTCCGACGACATGGAAGCGCGCGGCGCAGAGCAGGCGCTGGCGGCTTACGAAAGCGAGATCCTTGACCGCTGGTTCAACCGATACACTCTGGATCGGGCGGCTGCTGAGGATAAAGGGGAGGACGGTGATGTCTGA
- the terL gene encoding phage terminase large subunit, translated as MSDPDKVAAFTAVLRKDLSSFIQQSFATVDPGTQYVHEWYVDAIAYQLDRVARGEITRLIITMPPRTMKSISGSVAFPAYLLGHYPRKKLLTASYADGLAEKLALDCQKFMMAPWYQRCFPQTRIARGRSSRRDFETTLGGGRFSTSIGGTVTGRGGDIIIIDDPHKPDEATSDAKRNAVLDWYRSTLLSRLNDPVKSAIILIQQRVHEEDLAGMLLEQGGWTHLNLPAIAEERMEFPMGPDRSLIFIEGIPLFSGRLPPDLLERRRKELGSYVYAAQYQQRPAPLGGGLVKWSWFRTYDEPPTRCDDDRIVQSWDTACNAEEANDYSVCTTWLVRGASAWLLDVIRTKLEFPQLRRRIIKEAGRWDASLVLIEQAGSGISLYQDLYDNTLLNVRGVKPRDDKATRLLSVTPLIECGRIAIPKEAPWLAEFQREIVNFPRGKHDDQVDSLSQFLKWLGEPDGRVLIDSIS; from the coding sequence ATGTCTGATCCGGACAAGGTTGCCGCTTTCACCGCGGTGTTGCGTAAGGACCTCTCGAGTTTCATTCAGCAGTCATTCGCGACTGTCGATCCTGGGACTCAGTATGTGCATGAATGGTATGTCGACGCTATTGCCTACCAACTCGACAGGGTGGCCCGCGGGGAGATCACTCGGTTGATCATTACGATGCCGCCGCGCACCATGAAGTCGATATCCGGGTCAGTGGCCTTTCCGGCCTACCTCTTGGGGCATTATCCGCGGAAGAAGCTACTGACGGCGTCCTACGCGGATGGCCTCGCTGAAAAATTGGCACTTGATTGTCAGAAGTTCATGATGGCGCCGTGGTATCAGCGCTGTTTCCCGCAGACGAGGATTGCCAGGGGCAGGAGCTCCCGGCGGGATTTCGAGACCACGTTGGGTGGCGGCCGGTTCTCGACCTCCATCGGCGGGACTGTGACCGGGCGCGGAGGTGACATCATCATCATCGACGATCCTCACAAGCCCGATGAGGCGACCTCTGATGCCAAGCGCAACGCCGTACTGGACTGGTACCGCTCCACGTTGCTCAGTCGTCTCAATGACCCTGTCAAGTCCGCCATCATCCTGATCCAGCAACGCGTTCACGAAGAGGATCTGGCCGGAATGCTCCTCGAACAAGGCGGATGGACGCATCTGAACCTGCCGGCCATTGCCGAAGAACGGATGGAGTTCCCCATGGGGCCGGATCGAAGCCTGATCTTCATCGAGGGGATCCCTTTGTTCTCGGGGAGGTTGCCTCCGGACCTGCTGGAACGTCGCCGGAAGGAGCTGGGCTCATATGTCTACGCGGCGCAATATCAGCAGCGACCAGCCCCGCTCGGCGGTGGGCTCGTAAAGTGGAGCTGGTTCCGGACCTACGATGAACCGCCAACGCGCTGCGACGATGATCGTATTGTACAAAGCTGGGATACGGCCTGCAACGCGGAGGAGGCAAATGATTACTCGGTCTGTACGACCTGGCTTGTGCGGGGAGCGTCTGCGTGGTTGCTCGATGTGATCCGGACGAAGCTGGAGTTTCCGCAGCTGCGGCGACGGATCATTAAAGAAGCCGGGCGATGGGACGCCAGCCTTGTGCTCATCGAGCAGGCTGGGTCCGGTATATCGCTCTACCAGGACCTTTACGACAATACACTTCTCAACGTTCGAGGGGTGAAACCCAGAGACGATAAGGCGACGCGGCTTCTGAGTGTGACGCCACTGATAGAGTGCGGCCGGATCGCGATCCCCAAAGAAGCGCCCTGGCTCGCCGAGTTTCAGCGGGAAATTGTGAACTTCCCAAGAGGTAAGCACGACGACCAGGTCGACAGCCTGTCACAGTTCCTGAAGTGGCTGGGGGAACCGGATGGGCGGGTGCTGATTGATTCGATCAGTTGA
- a CDS encoding GMC family oxidoreductase, whose product MTQTDTDMRFDYIIVGAGSAGCVLANRLTENPRHRVLLLEAGGADRHPMIHVPAGFLRILDHPATSWRYRTSADAETGNREILFPRGKGLGGSSSINGLLYVRAFQEDFDAWAAQGNPGWDGRTMMAYFRRSESWQGPPSQTRGGTGPLITAPLTERPEICETIVAAAEANGLPFREDMNASSEPGVAYYQQTRNGRRRWSANRAYLAPARKRPNLTVLMDVMVDKLELDGQRVTGVRFQQHGSRRLARAGAEVILSAGVIGSPAILQRSGIGDPDTLKDLGIETRAAVPGVGKNMQDHYVIRTTWKLRDTLTLNERARGIRLLGEVAKFALQGRGILTYSAALVGIFANLMRSTPDHPDTQFVIAPGSFKNGRLGELEDYPGMTCGFWRMRPESRGHVHIKNRYADTAPEIQPGFMREDGDRKHAVEALRFARALCGTEPLARYVDQEMLPGAELTSNKELLAYARSNGSTVYHGVGTCRMGDGPNDVVSTNLSVRGLSGLRVVDASIMPAITSTNTNATTIAIAEKAAEMISSAAESA is encoded by the coding sequence ATGACCCAGACCGATACCGATATGCGGTTCGACTACATAATCGTGGGCGCAGGCTCGGCAGGTTGCGTGCTGGCGAACCGGCTGACCGAGAACCCCCGTCACCGGGTTCTTCTGCTGGAAGCCGGCGGCGCGGATCGTCACCCGATGATCCACGTCCCGGCAGGCTTCCTGCGAATCCTCGATCATCCAGCGACAAGCTGGCGCTATCGCACCAGCGCGGATGCGGAAACCGGAAACCGCGAAATCCTCTTTCCGCGGGGTAAAGGTCTGGGCGGCTCCAGTTCGATCAATGGTTTGCTCTACGTCCGTGCCTTTCAGGAGGATTTCGACGCGTGGGCAGCGCAGGGCAATCCGGGCTGGGACGGTCGTACGATGATGGCCTACTTCCGTAGGTCAGAAAGCTGGCAGGGCCCGCCCAGCCAGACGCGCGGCGGCACCGGACCGCTGATCACTGCCCCGCTGACCGAGCGTCCTGAAATATGTGAAACCATTGTCGCCGCGGCCGAGGCAAACGGACTACCATTCCGCGAGGACATGAATGCCTCTTCCGAGCCGGGGGTCGCCTATTACCAGCAAACGCGCAATGGCAGGCGGCGCTGGTCGGCAAACCGAGCTTATCTGGCACCAGCGCGCAAGCGTCCCAATTTAACGGTGCTGATGGACGTCATGGTCGACAAGCTGGAACTTGACGGTCAGCGCGTCACCGGCGTGAGATTTCAGCAGCATGGGTCGCGACGGCTGGCCCGGGCCGGAGCCGAGGTCATCCTTTCCGCAGGCGTCATCGGTAGCCCGGCGATCCTGCAGCGTTCCGGGATCGGCGATCCGGACACATTGAAAGACTTGGGGATCGAAACGCGTGCGGCGGTGCCCGGGGTCGGGAAAAACATGCAGGACCATTACGTGATCCGCACCACGTGGAAACTGCGTGACACGCTGACCTTGAACGAACGCGCACGTGGTATCCGCCTGCTGGGCGAAGTCGCAAAATTCGCACTGCAGGGACGTGGCATTCTGACCTACAGCGCGGCGCTAGTCGGCATTTTCGCCAATCTCATGCGCTCGACCCCAGACCATCCCGACACGCAGTTCGTCATCGCCCCGGGCTCATTCAAGAACGGCCGACTCGGCGAACTGGAAGACTACCCGGGCATGACCTGCGGCTTTTGGCGCATGCGCCCAGAAAGCCGTGGCCACGTCCATATCAAGAATCGCTACGCCGACACCGCTCCCGAGATCCAGCCCGGCTTCATGCGCGAGGATGGAGACCGCAAACATGCCGTCGAGGCGTTGCGCTTTGCGCGTGCGCTCTGCGGGACGGAACCTCTGGCACGCTACGTGGATCAGGAGATGCTTCCCGGGGCCGAGCTCACATCGAACAAAGAACTTCTGGCCTACGCAAGATCCAACGGTTCGACGGTATACCACGGCGTAGGCACGTGCCGGATGGGCGATGGACCGAACGATGTAGTAAGTACAAACCTATCCGTTCGCGGTCTGAGCGGACTGAGGGTCGTCGATGCGTCAATAATGCCAGCGATCACTTCAACGAATACCAACGCCACTACGATCGCGATCGCCGAGAAAGCTGCCGAGATGATAAGTTCCGCGGCCGAAAGTGCTTGA